From the genome of Deinococcus sp. JMULE3, one region includes:
- a CDS encoding YbjN domain-containing protein: MTRTLLAATLVLSLAAPAVAGGAAAPVTQVQPGTPAAVMAALKAAGYKVTMEPAQADRDPTMTFTSGGHEVQVWLSSCKNGVCSRATASTSWDYSDAEDLDLDVVNEWNSNYYTQAYAYDGSYYLDSTLAIRGGFTQATVKAWIADYLEDVSAFEEELPGE; the protein is encoded by the coding sequence ATGACCCGCACCCTGCTGGCCGCCACCCTCGTCCTCTCGCTCGCCGCGCCCGCTGTCGCCGGGGGCGCCGCCGCGCCCGTCACGCAGGTGCAGCCCGGCACGCCCGCCGCCGTCATGGCCGCCCTGAAGGCCGCCGGGTACAAGGTCACCATGGAACCAGCCCAGGCCGACCGCGACCCCACCATGACCTTCACCAGCGGCGGGCACGAGGTGCAGGTGTGGCTCAGCTCCTGCAAGAACGGCGTGTGCAGCCGCGCCACCGCCAGCACCTCCTGGGACTACAGCGACGCCGAGGACCTCGACCTGGACGTCGTGAACGAGTGGAACAGCAACTACTACACCCAGGCGTACGCCTACGATGGCAGCTACTACCTGGACAGCACCCTGGCCATCCGCGGCGGGTTCACGCAGGCCACCGTGAAAGCCTGGATCGCCGACTACCTCGAGGACGTCAGCGCCTTCGAGGAAGAACTGCCGGGCGAGTAA
- a CDS encoding DUF1206 domain-containing protein, translating to MADLKQMGQQTASTLKGGVEGAQQAAAHATRHAAPWLEALARFGYASKGVVYGTVGLLALSVALGRGGATTDTKGALLRLQDLPAGTLLIWLLTLGLIGYALWQLIRAALDPEDQGHEAKGIVKRAGYAFSGVANLGLAFFTARLALAGNAARSQNSEDQVAGTVLNLPGGQLWLALGGLILLAVAANQLYVAYGAKFMKRVTFTDLPARTCDFLKRIGQVGIASRGVLMVIMGVFALLAAWNRKASETVGISEALTWLRTQPAGNVLLGAVALGTLCYGVWCVVQASYRRIRLEDAA from the coding sequence ATGGCAGACCTCAAACAGATGGGCCAGCAGACCGCCAGTACCCTCAAGGGCGGCGTGGAGGGCGCGCAGCAGGCCGCCGCGCACGCCACCCGCCACGCCGCGCCCTGGCTGGAGGCCCTGGCCCGTTTCGGGTACGCCAGCAAGGGCGTCGTGTACGGCACGGTCGGCCTGCTGGCCCTGAGTGTCGCCCTGGGTCGAGGCGGGGCCACCACCGACACCAAGGGCGCCCTGCTGCGGTTGCAGGACCTCCCGGCAGGCACGCTGCTGATCTGGCTGCTCACGCTGGGCCTGATCGGCTACGCGCTGTGGCAGCTGATCCGCGCCGCGCTGGACCCCGAAGACCAGGGGCACGAGGCCAAGGGGATCGTCAAGCGCGCCGGGTACGCCTTCAGCGGCGTGGCGAACCTGGGTCTGGCCTTCTTCACCGCGCGGCTGGCGCTGGCCGGGAACGCCGCCCGCTCGCAGAACAGCGAGGATCAGGTGGCGGGGACCGTCCTGAACCTCCCCGGCGGGCAGCTGTGGCTGGCGCTGGGCGGCCTGATCCTGCTGGCCGTCGCCGCCAATCAGCTGTACGTCGCCTACGGCGCGAAGTTCATGAAACGCGTGACCTTCACCGACCTGCCCGCGCGCACCTGCGACTTCCTGAAACGCATCGGTCAGGTCGGCATCGCCTCGCGCGGCGTGCTGATGGTCATCATGGGCGTGTTCGCGCTGCTGGCCGCCTGGAACCGCAAGGCGAGCGAGACGGTCGGCATCAGCGAGGCCCTGACGTGGCTGCGCACCCAGCCCGCCGGGAACGTCCTGCTGGGCGCCGTGGCGCTCGGGACCCTGTGCTACGGCGTGTGGTGCGTCGTGCAGGCCAGTTACCGCCGCATCCGACTGGAGGACGCTGCCTGA
- a CDS encoding methylglyoxal synthase: protein MAPNPSRQVALIAHDKKKLELALFALNHRDVLGQFHLVATGTTGGILEKQTGLSVERVLSGPLGGDQQIGARLAEERVLAVFFFRDPLTAQPHEPDVSALVRLCDVHDIPLATNPASAEALMLWLREQLT, encoded by the coding sequence ATGGCCCCCAACCCCAGCCGTCAGGTGGCGCTGATCGCGCACGACAAGAAGAAACTCGAACTGGCCCTGTTCGCCCTGAACCACCGGGACGTGCTGGGCCAGTTCCACCTGGTCGCCACCGGCACGACCGGCGGCATCCTGGAAAAACAGACCGGCCTGAGCGTCGAACGCGTCCTGTCCGGCCCGCTGGGCGGCGACCAGCAGATCGGTGCCCGGCTGGCCGAGGAACGCGTCCTGGCGGTGTTCTTCTTCCGCGACCCCCTGACCGCCCAGCCGCACGAACCGGATGTGAGCGCCCTGGTGCGCCTGTGCGACGTGCACGACATCCCGCTGGCGACCAACCCCGCCAGCGCCGAGGCGCTGATGCTGTGGCTGCGCGAGCAGCTTACCTGA
- a CDS encoding HD domain-containing phosphohydrolase, producing MTWTSLPCGPPDALSLPDRQRWEVTLRDARRRDEQARQAGDDEGLAAALHAQGAALNRLGRPREAIGALLESVAYLGHDPHAQACVWREAACAHLNLDDGTAAQEYLALALRLARTAGDLKLQLDLLDDLATLHAAHGDLHAACDTLRASLGLRRAHRQPGLTRTLIRLTLAELDLPPHEQPAALGARTRELAALAPSEPLGGESWATLALLHLHQQQPEAALHAAAQATPLLRAGGQGRAALRTQATQARAALLLGRPAEAQALVQEALRDPASPAHPHEHAELHLVGSDVCAHLGDYPQALAHHRQYHQLDAQARRGHQQERARAAQARVALDVTRHEAQLHRQRNDELEAIVQARTLELRRSQRAVIDLLASAAEFRDAPLGPHTRWVGDATGAVARHLGLPAPQAEELGLAARLHDVGKIGIPDSILLKEGPLTPDERDIIATHTTLGAQLLTQPGAADGGPLLHLAAQIALSHHECWDGSGYPRALRGPDIPLGGRIVRVVDAFDALISARPYKPAWTDGDALQYLRQHAGTLFDPACVRAFTELHAAAQLPPATPGDGSAPEPPVRWLILNSCAPPRRPH from the coding sequence ATGACCTGGACCAGCCTGCCCTGCGGACCCCCGGACGCCCTGAGCCTCCCGGACCGTCAGCGCTGGGAGGTGACCCTGCGCGACGCCCGGCGCCGCGACGAGCAGGCCCGGCAGGCAGGGGACGACGAGGGACTCGCCGCCGCGCTGCACGCCCAGGGCGCCGCGCTGAACCGCCTGGGCCGCCCGCGCGAGGCGATCGGGGCGCTGCTCGAGAGCGTCGCGTACCTCGGACACGATCCGCACGCGCAGGCCTGCGTGTGGCGCGAGGCGGCCTGCGCCCACCTGAACCTCGACGACGGGACCGCCGCGCAGGAGTACCTCGCGCTCGCGCTGCGCCTGGCCCGCACGGCGGGCGACCTGAAACTGCAACTCGACCTGCTGGACGACCTCGCTACCCTGCACGCCGCGCACGGCGACCTGCACGCCGCGTGCGACACCCTGCGCGCCAGCCTCGGGCTGCGCCGCGCACACCGGCAGCCCGGCCTGACCCGCACCCTGATCCGCCTGACCCTGGCCGAACTGGACCTCCCGCCGCACGAACAGCCGGCCGCGCTGGGCGCCCGCACCCGCGAACTCGCGGCGCTCGCCCCGAGCGAACCGCTCGGCGGGGAGAGCTGGGCGACCCTGGCGCTGCTGCACCTGCACCAGCAGCAGCCCGAGGCTGCGCTGCACGCCGCCGCACAGGCCACGCCCCTGCTGCGCGCCGGGGGGCAGGGGCGCGCCGCGCTGCGCACCCAGGCCACCCAGGCCCGCGCCGCGCTGCTGCTGGGCCGCCCCGCCGAGGCGCAGGCCCTCGTGCAGGAGGCCCTGCGCGATCCCGCCTCGCCCGCCCACCCGCACGAGCATGCCGAGCTGCACCTCGTGGGCAGTGACGTCTGCGCGCACCTGGGCGACTACCCCCAGGCGCTGGCGCATCACCGTCAGTACCATCAGCTCGACGCGCAGGCGCGGCGCGGGCACCAGCAGGAACGCGCCCGCGCCGCGCAGGCCCGCGTGGCCCTGGACGTCACCCGGCACGAGGCGCAACTGCACCGGCAGCGCAACGACGAACTCGAGGCGATCGTGCAGGCCCGCACGCTGGAACTGAGGCGCAGCCAGCGGGCCGTGATCGACCTGCTCGCCAGCGCCGCCGAGTTCCGCGACGCGCCGCTGGGTCCCCACACCCGCTGGGTGGGGGACGCCACGGGCGCCGTCGCCCGCCACCTGGGCCTGCCCGCCCCCCAGGCCGAGGAGCTCGGACTGGCCGCCCGGCTGCACGACGTCGGCAAGATCGGCATTCCCGACTCGATCCTCCTGAAGGAAGGCCCGCTGACCCCCGACGAGCGGGACATCATCGCCACGCACACCACCCTGGGCGCGCAGCTGCTCACGCAGCCCGGCGCGGCCGACGGCGGCCCGCTGCTGCACCTCGCCGCGCAGATCGCGCTGTCCCACCACGAATGCTGGGACGGCAGCGGTTACCCCCGCGCGCTGCGCGGCCCGGACATCCCGCTGGGCGGACGGATCGTGCGGGTCGTGGACGCCTTCGACGCGCTGATCAGCGCCCGGCCCTACAAACCCGCCTGGACCGACGGGGACGCCCTGCAGTACCTGCGCCAGCACGCCGGGACGCTGTTCGACCCGGCGTGCGTTCGGGCCTTCACCGAACTTCACGCGGCGGCGCAACTCCCCCCCGCGACGCCGGGTGACGGGTCTGCACCCGAACCGCCAGTCAGGTGGCTTATATTGAACTCATGCGCGCCCCCGCGACGCCCTCATTGA
- a CDS encoding PP2C family serine/threonine-protein phosphatase, translated as MRAPATPSLTSGLLTDVGRQRQGGVNQDAALALDLPQGGLYAVADGMGGHAAGELAANLALDALSQSYLDGRGTPPARLAQAVQAANLAVLRHAVGEYVGMGTTLMAALVDRGAVLIAHVGDSRAYLLRGAELHRLTEDHSWVAEQVRLGHMTEAEARDHQWRSVVSNALGGEERVRLELHGLPIQAGDRLLLCSDGLSSVVTDEELCALLARPLPPETTARLLVNAANDGGGPDNITALIVDVQRDAPLPAYPLPARRDDGPMYIDVLLSTQRGNSLMTYLLLMIAYFTLLGIMLVPERRTVIGAIGTVVLIALLIGQRLTQRRRAHTPLGAPAASLQAAPVPARERSVTQTR; from the coding sequence ATGCGCGCCCCCGCGACGCCCTCATTGACGTCCGGTCTGCTGACCGACGTCGGTCGGCAGCGGCAGGGCGGCGTGAACCAGGACGCCGCCCTGGCCCTGGACCTGCCGCAGGGCGGCCTGTACGCCGTCGCCGACGGCATGGGCGGACACGCCGCCGGGGAACTCGCCGCGAACCTCGCGCTGGACGCGCTGAGCCAGAGCTACCTCGACGGGCGCGGCACCCCACCGGCCCGCCTGGCGCAGGCCGTGCAGGCCGCGAATCTCGCCGTGCTCAGGCACGCCGTCGGTGAGTACGTCGGCATGGGCACCACCCTGATGGCCGCGCTGGTCGACCGGGGCGCCGTCCTCATCGCGCACGTCGGGGATTCCCGCGCTTACCTGCTGCGCGGCGCCGAACTGCACCGCCTGACCGAGGACCACTCCTGGGTGGCCGAACAGGTCCGCCTGGGCCACATGACCGAGGCCGAGGCGCGCGACCACCAGTGGCGCAGCGTCGTCAGCAACGCCCTGGGCGGCGAGGAACGCGTCCGGCTGGAACTGCACGGTCTGCCCATCCAGGCCGGGGACCGCCTGCTGCTGTGCAGCGACGGCCTGAGCAGCGTCGTCACCGACGAGGAACTGTGCGCCCTGCTCGCCCGGCCCCTGCCGCCCGAGACGACCGCCCGCCTGCTCGTGAACGCCGCGAACGACGGCGGCGGCCCCGACAACATCACCGCGCTGATCGTGGACGTGCAGCGCGACGCCCCCCTGCCCGCCTACCCGCTGCCCGCCCGGCGCGACGACGGCCCCATGTACATCGACGTGCTGCTCAGCACCCAGCGCGGCAACAGCCTCATGACGTACCTGCTGCTGATGATCGCGTACTTCACGCTGCTGGGCATCATGCTGGTCCCCGAACGCCGCACCGTCATCGGCGCCATCGGCACCGTCGTCCTGATCGCGCTGCTGATCGGGCAGCGCCTCACGCAGCGCCGCCGCGCGCACACGCCGCTCGGCGCGCCCGCCGCGAGCCTCCAGGCTGCGCCAGTCCCGGCCCGCGAACGGAGCGTCACGCAGACCCGCTAA
- a CDS encoding RidA family protein, with the protein MKDIIQTPDAPAAIGPYSQAAVFGNLVVTSGQIPLTPDGTLVEGGITEQTEQVIANLKAVLAAAGTDLARVVKTTVFLADMNEFAAMNAVYETHFPAPYPARSTVQVARLPRDVRVEIEVLAERH; encoded by the coding sequence ATGAAAGACATCATCCAGACGCCCGACGCCCCGGCCGCCATCGGCCCGTACAGCCAGGCTGCCGTGTTCGGCAATCTGGTCGTCACCAGCGGCCAGATTCCCCTCACGCCCGACGGGACCCTGGTCGAGGGCGGCATCACCGAGCAGACCGAACAGGTCATCGCGAACCTCAAGGCCGTGCTGGCCGCCGCCGGGACCGACCTCGCGCGGGTCGTGAAGACCACGGTGTTCCTGGCCGACATGAACGAATTCGCCGCCATGAACGCCGTGTACGAGACGCACTTCCCCGCCCCGTACCCCGCGCGCAGCACCGTGCAGGTCGCCCGATTGCCCCGCGACGTCCGCGTGGAGATCGAGGTGCTCGCCGAGCGCCACTGA
- a CDS encoding magnesium transporter CorA family protein, whose protein sequence is MLTYYRSVGGKLNTIDGYIDGCWINAADPSPEELARVARETGLDLDYLSYPLDPDERSRFEREDGQLLIIMQTSYRLPEDSDIPYDTVPLGILHTDHCLVTVCALPENPVIKDVLGGLVRRVSTVKKNRLTLQLFLRNAQRFLIDVRQINKRVDAIEDKLENSQQNRELLNLLKLEKSLVYFLTGLKANEAMMERVKRDRIFEMYEEDSDLLDDVLIENLQAIEMASIASNILTSMAGAFASVISNNVNQVVKVLTVTTILVAIPTLVTSIFGMNVPVPFHDNPEGIWIVLGLAVALAVAVAGVFYRLRVL, encoded by the coding sequence ATGCTGACGTACTACCGCAGCGTCGGCGGCAAACTGAACACGATTGACGGGTACATCGACGGCTGCTGGATCAACGCCGCCGACCCCAGCCCGGAAGAACTCGCCCGGGTCGCCCGCGAGACCGGCCTGGACCTCGACTACCTGTCGTACCCGCTCGACCCGGACGAACGCTCCCGCTTCGAACGGGAGGACGGGCAGCTGCTGATCATCATGCAGACCAGCTACCGCCTGCCCGAGGACAGCGACATCCCCTACGACACCGTCCCGCTGGGCATCCTGCACACCGACCACTGCCTCGTGACCGTGTGCGCCCTGCCGGAGAACCCGGTCATCAAGGACGTGCTGGGCGGCCTGGTGCGCCGCGTCAGCACCGTCAAGAAGAACCGCCTGACGCTGCAGCTGTTCCTGCGCAACGCCCAGCGGTTCCTGATCGACGTGCGGCAGATCAACAAGCGCGTGGACGCCATCGAGGACAAACTGGAGAACAGCCAGCAGAACCGCGAGCTGCTGAACCTCCTGAAGCTCGAGAAGAGCCTCGTGTACTTCCTGACCGGCCTGAAGGCGAACGAGGCCATGATGGAACGCGTCAAACGCGACCGCATCTTCGAGATGTACGAGGAGGACAGCGACCTGCTCGACGACGTCCTGATCGAGAACCTGCAGGCCATCGAGATGGCGTCCATCGCCAGCAACATCCTGACCAGCATGGCGGGCGCGTTCGCCAGCGTCATCAGCAACAACGTCAATCAGGTCGTGAAGGTCCTGACCGTGACGACCATCCTGGTCGCCATCCCGACCCTGGTGACCAGCATCTTCGGCATGAACGTCCCCGTGCCCTTCCACGACAACCCGGAAGGCATCTGGATCGTGCTCGGCCTCGCCGTGGCGCTCGCCGTGGCCGTTGCCGGGGTGTTCTACCGCCTCCGCGTGCTGTAG
- a CDS encoding DoxX family protein — MSVTRFIGRALLASIFIKNGLDHLQNPDPIVRAARGAEVPEPELAVKVNSGVMVGAGALMAAGLMPRAASLALATSLIPTTVIGHPFWDKQGKERQQQQAQFLKNLALFGALLIVSKE, encoded by the coding sequence ATGAGTGTGACGAGATTCATCGGGCGGGCGCTGCTCGCGAGCATCTTCATCAAGAACGGCCTGGATCACCTGCAGAACCCCGACCCGATCGTGCGCGCGGCGCGCGGCGCGGAGGTGCCGGAGCCCGAACTGGCCGTGAAGGTCAACAGTGGCGTGATGGTCGGCGCGGGCGCGCTGATGGCGGCCGGGTTGATGCCACGCGCGGCCAGCCTCGCCCTGGCGACCAGTCTGATTCCCACCACCGTGATCGGCCACCCCTTCTGGGACAAGCAGGGCAAGGAGCGGCAGCAGCAGCAGGCGCAGTTCCTGAAGAACCTCGCGCTGTTCGGTGCGCTCCTGATCGTCAGCAAGGAGTAG
- the rph gene encoding ribonuclease PH yields the protein MTQPIREGRDLLTPRPITVKRGVNPHAPGSAHLIMGRTEILATVTLEEKPAPHMRGSKEGWLTAEYSMLPRATNDRQARERNLQNGRRHEIQRLLGRALRAGMDLRHFRNQTLYVDCDVLVADGGTRVASILAGHAALHDFCDRLIQKGRLTDWPISRNIGAVSVGLVGSEIRVDLDYAEDKVARADLNVVATSDGLIVEVQGGAEEGVLTHDEYVGMLATGTRAVQDIMADLTRQLSVIQGM from the coding sequence ATGACCCAGCCCATCCGCGAAGGCCGCGACCTCCTCACGCCCCGTCCCATCACCGTCAAGCGGGGCGTGAACCCGCACGCGCCCGGCAGCGCGCACCTGATCATGGGCCGCACCGAGATCCTCGCGACCGTGACCCTGGAAGAGAAGCCCGCGCCGCACATGCGCGGCAGCAAGGAGGGCTGGCTGACCGCCGAGTACTCCATGCTGCCCCGCGCCACCAACGACCGGCAGGCCCGCGAGCGGAATCTGCAGAACGGCCGCCGTCACGAGATCCAGCGGCTGCTGGGCCGCGCGCTGCGCGCCGGGATGGACTTGCGTCACTTCCGCAACCAGACGCTGTACGTGGACTGCGACGTGCTGGTCGCGGACGGCGGGACGCGCGTGGCGAGCATCCTGGCGGGGCACGCGGCGCTGCATGACTTCTGCGACCGCCTGATCCAGAAGGGCCGCCTGACCGACTGGCCCATCTCGCGCAACATCGGGGCGGTCAGCGTCGGACTGGTCGGCAGCGAGATCCGCGTGGACCTGGATTACGCCGAGGACAAGGTGGCCCGCGCGGACCTGAACGTGGTCGCCACGAGTGACGGCCTGATCGTCGAGGTGCAGGGCGGAGCGGAAGAAGGCGTCCTGACGCACGACGAGTACGTGGGGATGCTCGCCACCGGCACGCGCGCCGTGCAGGACATCATGGCCGACCTGACCCGGCAGCTGTCGGTCATCCAGGGCATGTAA
- the murI gene encoding glutamate racemase, with the protein MSDAPLGVFDSGVGGLSVLGDLRRALPGEDLLYLADTAHVPYGARPDGEIRDLTARAVSALHARGVKGVVVACNTASAFSLGDLRSRFDMPVIGLVPAVKPAVLATRSGVVGVLATPGTMRGTLLADVIREFADPAGVQVLKAVSTELVPLVEAGQAESARAREVLREILTPLAEAGADGLVLGCTHYPFLAGSIRAEFGETFTLLDSGAAVARHTRRVLEERGLAERTHLGRDRGVPRDG; encoded by the coding sequence ATGAGTGACGCACCGCTTGGCGTGTTCGACAGTGGCGTGGGCGGCCTGAGTGTCCTGGGGGACCTGCGGCGGGCGCTGCCGGGCGAGGACCTGCTGTACCTGGCGGACACGGCGCACGTGCCGTACGGCGCGCGGCCCGACGGGGAGATCCGTGACCTGACGGCGCGGGCGGTGTCGGCGCTGCACGCGCGGGGCGTGAAGGGTGTGGTGGTGGCGTGCAACACCGCGTCGGCGTTCAGCCTGGGCGACCTGCGTTCGCGCTTCGACATGCCGGTGATCGGGCTGGTCCCGGCGGTGAAACCGGCGGTCCTGGCGACCCGGTCGGGGGTGGTGGGCGTGCTGGCGACGCCGGGCACGATGCGCGGGACGCTGCTGGCGGACGTGATCCGCGAGTTCGCGGACCCGGCGGGCGTGCAGGTGCTGAAGGCCGTCAGTACGGAACTGGTTCCGCTGGTGGAGGCCGGGCAGGCGGAGTCCGCGCGGGCACGTGAGGTGCTGCGAGAGATCCTGACCCCGCTGGCAGAGGCCGGGGCGGATGGGCTGGTGCTGGGCTGCACGCACTACCCGTTCCTGGCGGGCAGCATCCGCGCGGAGTTCGGGGAGACGTTCACGCTGCTGGACAGTGGCGCGGCGGTCGCACGGCACACCCGGCGGGTGCTGGAGGAGCGCGGCCTTGCTGAGCGCACGCACCTCGGGCGGGACCGAGGCGTTCCTCGTGACGGGTGA
- a CDS encoding PLP-dependent aminotransferase family protein: MTTPSPAPLAFDLDGTLSRRAQSMTASAIREILKVTQQPDVISFAGGLPAPELFPLDEVRAASNRVLDVYGPAALQYSTTEGHAPLREWIGAQAGIPARNVQIVTGSQQGLDLLGKVLIDEGDVVLVEAPTYLGALQSFQPYLPRYVQVPTDDGGIDVDALEEVLKTTRAKLLYAVPNFQNPTGRTLSAERRRRLVELTAQHGVLLIEDDPYGQLRFTGEAAPSLYSLGLDLHGDADRNHVIYSSSFSKTLVPGLRDAWVQAAAPIINKLIQAKQGADLHTPTFNQMIISELVDSVLPRQIERVRQAYGERARLMLERIHADFPAGVQSTTPEGGMFLWLTLPHGVDTQALLPRAVQRKVAYVPGSPFYALGGGENTMRLSYSNATPEQITRGIHALGDTLREALAGS; this comes from the coding sequence ATGACCACCCCCTCCCCCGCCCCGCTGGCCTTCGATCTGGACGGCACGCTGTCGCGCCGCGCGCAGAGCATGACGGCCAGCGCCATCCGCGAGATCCTGAAGGTCACGCAGCAGCCGGACGTGATCAGTTTCGCCGGGGGCCTGCCCGCGCCGGAGCTGTTCCCGCTGGACGAGGTGCGCGCCGCGAGCAACCGCGTGCTGGACGTGTACGGCCCGGCGGCGCTGCAGTACTCGACGACCGAGGGCCACGCGCCGCTGCGCGAGTGGATCGGCGCGCAGGCGGGCATCCCGGCGCGGAACGTGCAGATCGTGACGGGCAGCCAGCAGGGCCTGGACCTGCTGGGCAAGGTGCTGATCGACGAGGGGGACGTGGTGCTCGTGGAGGCCCCCACGTACCTGGGCGCGCTGCAGTCCTTCCAGCCGTACCTGCCCAGGTACGTGCAGGTCCCCACCGACGACGGTGGCATCGACGTGGACGCGCTGGAGGAGGTGTTGAAGACCACGCGCGCGAAGCTGCTGTACGCCGTGCCGAACTTCCAGAACCCCACCGGCCGCACCCTGAGCGCCGAGCGCCGCCGCCGCCTCGTGGAACTCACGGCGCAGCACGGCGTCCTGCTCATCGAGGACGACCCGTACGGGCAGCTGCGCTTCACGGGCGAGGCCGCCCCCAGCCTCTACAGCCTGGGCCTGGACCTGCACGGCGACGCGGACCGCAACCACGTCATCTACTCCAGTTCGTTTTCCAAGACGCTGGTGCCGGGCCTGCGCGACGCGTGGGTGCAGGCGGCCGCGCCGATCATCAATAAACTCATCCAGGCGAAGCAGGGCGCGGACCTGCACACGCCGACCTTCAACCAGATGATCATCTCGGAACTCGTGGACAGCGTGCTGCCGCGTCAGATCGAACGGGTGCGGCAGGCGTACGGCGAACGCGCCCGCCTGATGCTGGAGCGCATCCACGCGGACTTCCCGGCCGGGGTGCAGTCCACCACGCCCGAGGGCGGCATGTTCCTGTGGCTGACCCTTCCGCACGGCGTGGACACCCAGGCATTGCTGCCCCGCGCCGTACAGCGCAAGGTCGCGTACGTGCCCGGCAGTCCCTTCTATGCGCTGGGAGGCGGGGAGAACACCATGCGCCTCAGTTACAGCAACGCCACGCCCGAGCAGATCACGCGGGGCATCCACGCGCTGGGCGACACGCTGCGCGAGGCGCTGGCCGGGAGCTGA
- the fba gene encoding class II fructose-1,6-bisphosphate aldolase — protein MLVTGNDILIPARAGQYGVGSFNTNNMEITQAIIHTAERLRSPVMVQMSEGAIKYGGQDLANIVIDLAKRATVPVALHLDHGSSYESALKAIKMGFTSVMIDASHHSFDENVKETKRVVEAAHAMGISVESELGRLGGIEEHIVVDEKDAFLTDPEEAVQFIEQTGTDYLAIAIGTSHGAFKGKGRPYIDHARIEKIASLTGIPLVAHGSSGVPQEIVERFRAAGGQIGEAAGIADEDLQRATQFGIAKVNVDTDLRLASTVGIREALMANPKEFDPRKIFGPARDVMSQVIEHKMRVLGSVGKA, from the coding sequence ATGCTCGTCACCGGTAACGACATCCTGATTCCCGCCCGCGCTGGCCAGTACGGCGTCGGTTCGTTCAACACCAACAACATGGAGATCACCCAGGCGATCATCCACACCGCCGAGCGGTTGCGCAGCCCCGTCATGGTGCAGATGAGCGAGGGCGCCATCAAGTACGGCGGCCAGGACCTCGCCAACATCGTCATCGACCTCGCCAAGCGGGCCACCGTGCCCGTCGCGCTGCACCTCGACCACGGCAGCTCGTACGAGAGCGCGCTGAAGGCCATCAAGATGGGCTTCACCAGCGTCATGATCGACGCCTCCCACCACTCCTTCGACGAGAACGTCAAGGAAACGAAACGAGTCGTGGAAGCCGCGCACGCCATGGGCATCAGCGTGGAAAGCGAACTCGGCCGCCTGGGTGGCATCGAGGAACACATCGTCGTGGACGAGAAGGACGCCTTCCTGACCGACCCCGAGGAAGCCGTGCAGTTCATCGAGCAGACCGGCACCGATTACCTCGCCATCGCCATCGGCACCAGCCACGGCGCGTTCAAGGGCAAGGGCCGCCCCTACATCGACCACGCCCGCATCGAGAAGATCGCCAGCCTCACCGGCATTCCCCTCGTCGCGCACGGCAGCAGCGGCGTGCCGCAGGAGATCGTCGAGCGCTTCCGCGCCGCCGGCGGGCAGATCGGTGAGGCCGCCGGGATCGCCGACGAGGACCTGCAGCGCGCCACGCAGTTCGGCATCGCCAAGGTCAACGTGGACACTGACCTGCGCCTCGCCAGCACCGTCGGCATCCGCGAGGCCCTCATGGCCAACCCCAAGGAATTCGACCCCCGCAAGATCTTCGGCCCGGCGAGAGACGTCATGAGCCAGGTCATCGAGCACAAGATGCGCGTGCTCGGCAGCGTCGGCAAGGCCTGA